In the genome of Candidatus Phytoplasma solani, the window ATCTTTTCAGAATGGAGCTTTGGATTTAGAACCAAAAAATCTTGTCACGACGCAATAAAACGCGTCAGACAAAGATTTACGGGAATTGATTACATTATCAAAATTGACCTGAAAGGTTATTTTGATACTATCAACCATGAAATTCTTATGAGAACTTTAAATCAGTTCATCAAAAAGAACAAAACCCTTGCAACCATTCATAAATGGTTAAAAGCTGGATTTATGAAAGACGGTATCAAATATGAATCTTTATCTGGTTCTCCCCAAGGAGGAATTATTTCCCCTTTGTTGGCGAATGTATATTTACATTACATTGACCTTAAAATGGATGAACTAATTAAAGAAGGAACACCAATAAGGAAAGCAAACCCAGAATATGGAAAAGCATACCATCAAGGAATGCATCATAAACTGGGGATTGATAGACAAATTAACCTAAATCCAAAAACAAGAGTTGAATATATCCGATATGCCGATGATTTTATCATAGGAATTAAAGGAAAATATGACAAAGCTGAAACTATTAAAAACCAAGTGACTCAATGGCTAGAACAAGATTTAAAACTAACAATTAGTAAAAATAAATCAAAAATTGTAAAAGCCAACAAGGGCACAAGGTTTCTATCCTACATGATTAAGGTAAAACCAACCAGTAGCAAACTCACCAAGAAAACCCACAAAAAATCCCTAAACGGTCGGGTACAAATCCAAGTTCCCAAAGCAAAAGCCAAAGAATATGGATATGAATACAATTGGTTAAAAAGAGAAAAGATTAAGCATGATGAAACATTAGCAAGTAGGGACGAATTAGAAATAATACGCACTTATAAAACAATCGTATGTGGAATCATCCAATACTTTTGCTTAGCTAACAATCTAAATGCATTAACCCATCTAACCTATCTAGCTGAATATAGTTGTTTGAAAACCTTGGCAAGAAAACGGAAAACGTCACTTGCCAGAGTTCGAAAGAAATTTAGTAGAGGCTCAACTTGGGCCATCCCTTATATTAATAAAGGGAAAACCAAGTATGAATCATGGATTGTTTACTCTTGGGATAAAATCAAGAAAATGCGTAGCTATAAGGAAAATCCTGATATTACCATCAACTCATTTATATTCCAAGGCCGTACGAATCTAACCGGACCGTCTTAAAGCGGAATGTTGTGAAAAGTGCGGCAAAACAACCCAACTCCACATTCATCATATTGGAACGGTCCGCAACGCGAATCGCAAAAGTATGGTGAATAAAAGTACAAAAGTGTTATGTATGGGTTGTCATCGTAAAATAACAAACCAACAAATGCATGACATCAGATTAAATAAAAAAAGTAAAAGAACAATAAGAATAAATAGCTAATCAGCCGCAAGGTGAAATTAGTTCTGGAAAGAGAGTAAATTATGGAAAGCCGTATGCTTGGAAACTTGCTCGTACGGTTTGGACGGGGGCGGATTGTAGTAGATATAATGGAAAAACAAATCCCATTATTGAGGCGCAATTCATCTATCCGTATTACAACAACTAATAGCTTATATCGAACAAGGCCAATGGGAAAAATTAAACCTTTACTGCCAAATAATTAACCCCAAAAATCTACTCGACCCCACAAATACCAAAATCTTTAACGCCTTAAAATATTTATTTTTCGAAAAACAAACAACGCATCCCTTTGATAAAATAAAGTCTCAACCCGAGATAATTAAAGAATTAATTACTTATCTTCAAAGCCATTTTTCCCAAGATAACTTTACTAAAGAATCATTATCTTTTTTAAGTAATGATGTTAATGTGGAAAATAATCTTGATTTCTTAGATAACTTAAAACACACCCATACCCAAGAAAAACTTTTCCAACAATTAATAAAAATTATTAGCCCCACATATGAAAACCATGACCCTTACTACAAAAATTTATATTACCAAGAAACATTTGATAAATTAAGAAATTTTATCTCTTCAATCCCCCACAAAAACGATAAAACACTCTTTAATTTAAACCAAATGGCCTCTTTGCATCCCGAATTTTTTGACACCGATAATCAAGCAAAACAAAAAATCCAAGAAGAATATTACCGCCTATCAGAAACTTTCAAAGGATTAAATCAAGCCACTAAGGGTTTTAAAAAAGGCCAAATCATTACCATCGGCGGTTATACAGGATTAGGAAAAACGACTTTTGTTTACAACCTTCTTTTAGATATAACCAAAACCAAACATCAAGAAAACTCCCATTATCCTCACATGTTAATTTTTTCTTATGAAATGACCTTAGAAGAAAATTTAAGTCGTTTATTAGCCCACCAAACTCAAATTCCTTTAGATATTATTTTAGATAAAAGTTTTGAAGACTCAAACATCACACACACACACTACACGGAAAGGATGAAATCCGCAAAAGAATTATTTGCCAACATAAATTTAACATTTAGCTATGATAAAAGCAAAAACATTGATTATGTAATTGATTTAGTTTATCGCCTCCATTTAGAAAAAAAGGCTGAAATTATCGTTATCGACCATCTCCAAATAACCAAAACAACAAATCACTTAGAAAATGACCGTCTAGCAATTGACGAAATCATGACTAAATTAAAACAATTAGCCATTGAATTAAACATCGTGATTATCATTTTATCTCAATTTTCAAGAGATACATACAGTAATTACCAAGGGAAATCACCTGAAATCACCGCTTTAAAAGGTTCAGGAGGAATTGAAACTAACTCAGATATCGTCTTAATAATGTCCGAATTCCAACCCAAACTATCCAAAGACAAAGAAAAACCATTAAATATCTATAATCAAAATTGTAATCAATTATATTTAGGATCAAAAAACAACGAATCTCAAAAAATCATCGAATTATCTATTAAAAAGAATCGAAGTGGTACCAAAAAGAACTTAGTTTATCACTTTGAGATGAATACACAAACCTTCCAAGAAATCGGTTATATTTTACCTTATCCATTAGAAAATTATTAAAACCCAATCAAAGGAGAAAAAAATGACAAACAAAATCAATCAAATTATAAAACACATTAAAAAAATCAAAAAACAATTAAAAATCATTCAAAAACATGTTAAACTATATAATATAAAGAATAGAGAGGAAACAAATATGAAAACATCTATAACCCCCATTAAAGAACAAATTAACGTTTTTGATGTTGCTAATTATATTATTACAAAATCAAAAAAACTTCCAAATAATAATTTAACCCATATGAAGTTACATAAAATTATTTATTATTCCTATATAAGTTATTTAATTAAAAACCAAACATCCAAAACAAAAAGATTAATTTTTGAAAAACCTAAAGCTTGGAAATATGGACCTGTTTTCGGACAATTATTTCATATTTTAAGAAATTATTATGAAAAAATAATAACAAAACCCCTTGAAGGTGGTAATATGTCTAAAATTGATAAAGAACGCGCTGAAGTAATTAATAATATTTTAGAAAAATCTAAAAACATGAATGCTGTTCAATTATCTGAAATTTCTCACAACCAACCCCCTTGGGATTATACTTTTTATTATTATTGGCCTAAAACAAAAAATAATACAATTTCTGATGATCTTTTATTAGAATTTTTTTCGAAAAATGAGCTTTTTACACAACCAAAAAATTTAGATGAAATGTTTCAAAATACTTTTCCAGATTTTTTTCTAAACGAATAAGGATATATTAGGATAAATGAGTTCTTTAAAAGATAAAATTAATTTAATAAAACAAAATATTTCAAATATTTGTTACAATGTTGAAAGATTTAGTTTAGATTTTGCTTTTTTGATAGAGCGTGGTTTTAGAAGTATTCTTGCTGTAGGATTAAATAATTTTTTTCAAACTTCAGAAGAATTTAAAAATACATATTTATTCACTGAACCTTTGATGAATGAAGGATATGCAGATATTTGTATACCTATTCATCATAAAAAAAGTCTTTATATTGAATGCAAGATATGGACGAACGCTTCAATAATTATTGAAGCGTTTTATCAACTTATCACTTATACTTCCTATCGTACAAACGATGATGAGCTTGCGATAATTCTTTTTCGTAACAAACATCTTATAAAACAATTAAAGAAAAAAACCTTTAATGAATATAAGGAAGCACTTGTTGAAGCAAGAAATGATAATGTTCTAAAAATTAGCAATAATATAAATGAATGGTTTTCAAAACAAAAAAGAGATAAAGTTATAAAAAATTTTAATCAAAAAAATAATTATGAATGGGAATTTGAAATTATTAATAAAAAAATAGAAAAACAAGTTAAAGTATCTTTATTTATGTGTCATTGCCCTGTTCAGAATTATTCCCAATGTAAAGATTGCAAAGAAATGTTTGAATTAAAAAAACCAAAAAGAGAAGTTTGTTTATCTTGTCATGATAAAAAAAATAAAACAATTAAATAAAATACAAATAAGACCTTCAAATCGGAGGTCTTTTTTTTATACCCATTTCTCCAGCCACTTTCAAGTGGCTCTTTTTTGTTTATAAACAACAATAATACATTAAATTAAGGAGCTCATTAATGAATTTTCAAGAACAAATAAAACATATTCAAACCAACTTCCCTATGTCAGTTTTATTAAAAAAACTAAACATTATACCGCCAAACTTCAACACCAAATATCGTTTCCCTTGTCCCATCCATCAAGGCCAAAACCCCACTTGTTGTCATTTAACTTCAGATAACAAAATTCATTGTTGGAAATGTTGTAAAGATTACGATATTGTTGATGTTTATAAGGAAATAAGAGGAACTAGTTCTTTTGAAGAAGCTATTAAAAGAATTTTGAATTTCATGAAAACCGAAGAGTTCAAAAAATTAACCCAGAAACAAAATTCAATAATTAATACATCATCAATCCCCCTCAAATACCAATACCAACCTAAAAAAACCAACATCATCATCAACGAAAAAGAAGTTGAAGCCAAAAAAACACGATTATTAAAAGAAATATCACCTTTATTCAACCAAATTAGAGATTATTATAATTATTTATTAACCACTAATCGCAATAACGCATCTCACCCAGGAATAGAATATTTAACGCAAAAAAGAAAATTAACCCTACAAACCATCAATGAATTTAAACTTGGTTACGCCCCACTATCTAATAAACCCTTATCTTTTCGATTTGTAAATTATTGCAAAAAGAAAAACATTGATACAACAAAACTAGTTGAATATGGCTTTATTAAAGAAAAAATCAATCAAAAAGGCACTAAATACTATCACGATACTTTCCATGGTTCCATAATTATCCCTATCGAAAACGGTTATAATAAAACATTCCATTTTTATCAAAACAACTTTCACGAAGTTTCTTATTTCCAACCAAAATACAAATCCCTAAATAATTTCAGTCAAACACCCACTTTTCATTTCAGCTATCGTTTTTTTGAAGCTTTACCATATATTAAAAAAGTTAAAATAATCATCATCCACGAAGGTTTTTTTGATGTCATTAGTTGTTGGCAAAACAATATTAAAAACACGGTCGGTCTAATTTGCGTCACTCAATTACTTTCTCAATCTCAACTAGAAATTCTCAAAAAAGAAAATATCAAAGTAGTTATCGCTTTAGATAATGATGAAACAGGACAAAAACGCAGCGAAGCCTTAGGAGAACAACTTAAAGAAGCAAATATTTTATATGAAATTAGACGCATTTTACCCCCTTATGACAAAACTTGTAAAGATGTTGATGATTTATTACGTCAATACGGAAAAGAAGCATATCAAAAATGTTTTTTAGCTCCATACATTACTTATGAAGAGGCCAAAAAGAAAATCATAGTCGATTTAGCCGTTCATTTCTTTGGAGAATACAAAGTTGAAGTAATTAATTAAATTATTACTTTTTTTCACCAACATATTACACTCGCACATATAAACCACATTAACATACCCTTATAAACACGTATATACCCCTAAATTTTGCGTTTTATTTTCGCAAATTAGGGGTTATTATTTTTATAGCCAACAAAACAATCTAAAAGGAGAAAAAAATGAAAAACGACACAAACCAAGAAATTAGAATCGGAGGTTGGGAAACAAAATCACTCCCCAACGACTTAGTTCAAATTAAAAACTTTTTACAAACGTTAAAACAAGATTTATTAAATATTACGATTGTTTCTCACTCTAAAAAGAAAAATTCCTATCAACAAGCAAATTACCGCCCAAAAAACCAAACCCTCTTTGTAGACCCTCAAATCTTAGAAGAAATCAAAAAGTATAGAATAGAAATAATCAAAAATCGTTCTCCTGAAAACGATAATAATAATATAACACTCACCAACCCCACAACGCCCCTTAAAAGCCAAAATAATACCCTTAAAACGCATTTCCCTATCTTCCAAATTAATTATCTTAACGAACAAAAAGACTACATTAAAGAATTGATAGGCAAAATAAATGTAGACAAACTAGACACTTTAAAATTATATAAATTAGATACCAAAAAACTAGATAAATACAATAACCCCATCAACACAAACTATAAAAAAGGATTAAATGTTATTTATTATCAGTTAGAAGATTTAAAATATATAAAATTATTTATTACCAAAAATAAACAAGGCTATCGTGTTAAAAAGCTTAGATCTGGATATTTATCAAATTTAAATAAAAAAGAAACAAAAATTAATAAATAATTATTACCACTTTATTACCTTTTGGTTACCACTTTGTTACCACTCAGTTACCACTTTGTTACCACTCAGTTACCACTTTGTTACCACTCAGTTACCACTTTGTTACCATTTGAATAGTTAAATTTCCTTGCCAAAACCAAACATTAA includes:
- a CDS encoding Panacea domain-containing protein, translated to MTNKINQIIKHIKKIKKQLKIIQKHVKLYNIKNREETNMKTSITPIKEQINVFDVANYIITKSKKLPNNNLTHMKLHKIIYYSYISYLIKNQTSKTKRLIFEKPKAWKYGPVFGQLFHILRNYYEKIITKPLEGGNMSKIDKERAEVINNILEKSKNMNAVQLSEISHNQPPWDYTFYYYWPKTKNNTISDDLLLEFFSKNELFTQPKNLDEMFQNTFPDFFLNE
- a CDS encoding toprim domain-containing protein encodes the protein MNFQEQIKHIQTNFPMSVLLKKLNIIPPNFNTKYRFPCPIHQGQNPTCCHLTSDNKIHCWKCCKDYDIVDVYKEIRGTSSFEEAIKRILNFMKTEEFKKLTQKQNSIINTSSIPLKYQYQPKKTNIIINEKEVEAKKTRLLKEISPLFNQIRDYYNYLLTTNRNNASHPGIEYLTQKRKLTLQTINEFKLGYAPLSNKPLSFRFVNYCKKKNIDTTKLVEYGFIKEKINQKGTKYYHDTFHGSIIIPIENGYNKTFHFYQNNFHEVSYFQPKYKSLNNFSQTPTFHFSYRFFEALPYIKKVKIIIIHEGFFDVISCWQNNIKNTVGLICVTQLLSQSQLEILKKENIKVVIALDNDETGQKRSEALGEQLKEANILYEIRRILPPYDKTCKDVDDLLRQYGKEAYQKCFLAPYITYEEAKKKIIVDLAVHFFGEYKVEVIN
- a CDS encoding replicative DNA helicase, which encodes MHLSVLQQLIAYIEQGQWEKLNLYCQIINPKNLLDPTNTKIFNALKYLFFEKQTTHPFDKIKSQPEIIKELITYLQSHFSQDNFTKESLSFLSNDVNVENNLDFLDNLKHTHTQEKLFQQLIKIISPTYENHDPYYKNLYYQETFDKLRNFISSIPHKNDKTLFNLNQMASLHPEFFDTDNQAKQKIQEEYYRLSETFKGLNQATKGFKKGQIITIGGYTGLGKTTFVYNLLLDITKTKHQENSHYPHMLIFSYEMTLEENLSRLLAHQTQIPLDIILDKSFEDSNITHTHYTERMKSAKELFANINLTFSYDKSKNIDYVIDLVYRLHLEKKAEIIVIDHLQITKTTNHLENDRLAIDEIMTKLKQLAIELNIVIIILSQFSRDTYSNYQGKSPEITALKGSGGIETNSDIVLIMSEFQPKLSKDKEKPLNIYNQNCNQLYLGSKNNESQKIIELSIKKNRSGTKKNLVYHFEMNTQTFQEIGYILPYPLENY